A section of the Lampris incognitus isolate fLamInc1 chromosome 8, fLamInc1.hap2, whole genome shotgun sequence genome encodes:
- the rom1a gene encoding rod outer segment membrane protein 1a — translation MVVMKMKFPFEKRVKLAQGLWLLSWLATLAGAITFTLGCFLKTELRRRAEVMDNTEIHIVPNTLMIVGLASLGINYFAARICQDALDAGRFPRWKTFLKPYFAISCFFTFLMLLAVIMSYAMKGNLESSLKIGLRNGIRFYKDTDTPGRCFQKQNIDRLQMEFQCCGNTDYRDWFEVQWISNRYLDFSSKEVKDRIKSNVDGRYLLDGVPFSCCNPSSPRPCIQYHLTNNSAHYNYEHQTEELNIYIRGCREALVNYYMGLMNTIGAGVLSVFMIQVSVLVSLRFLQTAMEAVAGQENTEIETEGYLLEKGVKETIMEYLDPVLKFFLLNQVAEGSPEAGTTPDAPATT, via the exons ATGGTGGTGATGAAGATGAAATTTCCCTTCGAGAAGAGGGTGAAGCTTGCCCAGGGACTGTGGCTCCTCTCCTGGCTGGCCACATTGGCTGGTGCCATCACTTTCACCCTGGGCTGCTTCCTAAAGACGGAGCTCCGAAGGAGGGCAGAG GTGATGGATAACACAGAAATACACATTGTACCCAACACTCTCATGATTGTTGGTCTGGCCTCCCTGGGAATCAACTATTTTGCTGCAAGGATCTGTCAAGACGCCCTTGATGCCGGACGATTTCCTCGCTGGAAGACGTTCTTGAAACCCTATTTCGCCATTTCCTGTTTCTTCACCTTCCTCATGCTACTGGCTGTGATAATGAGCTACGCCATGAAGGGGAATCTGGAGTCGTCTCTGAAAATTGGCCTGAGGAATGGCATCCGTTTCTACAAGGACACAGACACCCCGGGACGGTGTTTCCAGAAACAGAATATCGACCGCCTACAGATGGAGTTCCAGTGCTGTGGAAACACCGACTACAGGGACTGGTTTGAAGTCCAGTGGATCAGCAACCGTTATCTCGATTTCAGTTCTAAGGAAGTAAAAGA CCGCATCAAGAGCAACGTGGATGGTCGATACTTGCTGGATGGCGTCCCTTTCAGCTGCTGCAACCCCAGCTCTCCCCGTCCATGCATCCAGTATCACCTCACAAACAACTCGGCTCACTACAACTATGAACACCAGACTGAGGAGCTTAATATCTACATCCGCGGCTGCAGGGAGGCCCTGGTCAACTACTACATGGGCCTAATGAACACCATTGGTGCCGGGGTGCTCTCAGTTTTCATGATACAG GTGTCTGTGCTGGTGAGCTTGCGGTTCCTGCAGACAGCCATGGAGGCAGTGGCTGGGCAGGAAAACACAGAGATTGAGACAGAAGGGTACTTACTGGAGAAAGGGGTCAAGGAGACCATCATGGAATATTTGGACCCTGTGCTGAAGTTCTTCTTGCTAAACCAGGTAGCAGAGGGCAGTCCTGAAGCTGGTACTACCCCAGATGCCCCAGCTACAACCTAA